A stretch of DNA from Methanolinea mesophila:
GCGCGATAATCGCCCGCCTGCTGGTCGAACAGCATCAGACCGAAGAGATCGTCTCGGACATCAGGAAAAGAATAAGAAATCCCGTCCTCCTGTCAGGGTTCGCCGGCTACATTCTCTCGGTGCCGGTCACCTGCTGCATCACGGCGTTCGTGATGCTCCAGCCGATACTCGGTCATATCGGGGAGACCAAAGAGCAGAAGAACCGGCTGCTCTATATCGCCGCGTTGGGCAGCGTGATCTCCTACGCCCTTATCTACCCCACCCCGGTAGTCATCCCCCTGTATAATGCATTCTCCGGGACCCTCTCCCCGCTCGTTCTCGATGCGGTGACGATCCCTGTCTCCCTCCTGATACTGGGGGTACTTATCGTGTTGTTCATGAGAAAGGGGAAGATCTTCCCCGGAAATGAAGGGGACAGGGATCATTGCACCGATGCTGCCGATACCAACCCCGCCTGCAGGACCACGGGGTTCCACATCAGGGCCTGGGCCCCCTTCATCGTGATCATCCTCGCCCTCCCGCCGGGAGTCTATCTTCTCGGTCTCACTCATACCTCCCTGATACAGTTCATCATGCTGGCCGGGGTCGTCTGTGCGATCCTCATCGCCGACCCGCAGGTAAGAAAAAGCGCGATCTCAAAGGGAACGGGGCATGCAGGGCTCATCATCTTTGACATCTGCGGGGCGGGAGCGCTGGGAGCGATAATCGTGCAGAGTGGATTTGCCCAGCAGGCAATGGAGCAGATCAGCGGTATTTTCCCGCTCCTGATGGTCCCCTTCCTCATCGCGGCGCTGATCCAGACCGCCCAGGGATCGAGGGTGGTGACCGCGGTGATCACCGCCGGGATTCTCTCCGGGACTACCCTTCCCGCGGCGGTCAACCCGATCTCGCTCATCCTGATGGTCGCGGCAGGGTCCTGCCTGGTCTCTTTCGTGACCGACCCGTTCTTCTGGCTGATACACCGTACCACCGGCGACGATATCCCCACGGTCACCCGTTCGTACACCATTCCGCTGGCCCTCGCAGGGATCGGGCTATTTCTGGTGGCACTGGTGATCCAGGGAATCACAATTCCCTAATCACTCTACCGGAAGCGGGATCGCCTTCAGGGGGGCGGCATGAGAAACGATTCGGGAGGCCTCCGGAACGTGCGGGTCTTCGCGGAAGCCGCGTAACCCAGCCTGAAGAACGCCTGAACGGTGTGGGATCCCGAAATTCCCAAAATGTCCTTCAATTCCCCGTGGAGTTCTCCGGTCCCGGGATAATCACCGAGCACATGATGGTACGGCTGTAGCCCGATACCGGCGGAAGTCGCATGAAGCCATACCCGCTCGAGTGCCCTGCCGGCATGGATAAGGTTGACCCTGCTCTTCCCTTTCGTGCTGATCCAGCCGTATCCTGCAGCCGAACGGACCTGCTCTGCGCAACGTTCCCGGAGATAGGCGCAGAAAAGTTCCGGATCGGCCTGCACCTTCTCCCTGCTCAGCCGCTTTCCGGTGATGACGGAGAGGAGAGATTCACCTCCGCCCAACCATGAAAGACCGATCCCGTCCCCGGACAGGCGTGCCTCGTCCTCGTCGAAACGGACCATCTTGATCCATTCCATTGTCCTTTCCCTGCTTCCCAGGGCCAACGGGAGCGCCCGGGCCACCAGATCCCCGATCTCCCGGCAGACCTCCGGGTCGGTGAGGGTTACGAAGGAGGTGAACTCACTCTCAAAGGATCCCGCGACGTCCACCAGTGCATCATTATCGAGCGGTTTTTTATCGAACGGAGTCCTGCAGGTCTGCCGGGTCATCAGGAACGGAAACAGCGGATCAGCGTTCCGGTTGTCCGGGGAGGGGCTGCACTCAACCTGCGCTATCGGAAATTCATGGATCGTGGCATCGGTACCCCAACCCAGGGGAAAATAATCTATCGAAGTGCGGTATCCAAAGTACGATGCTGCAATTTTGAAATTCTCGAGGAACGTCGCCTGGGAGATGAGGGTATGCCGGTTCACGGGGTCGAGAGCGGGAAACATCCTTTCCCTGTCGATCCACAGCCTCATCGACTGTCCTTTTACCATTTCCACGCGCCAGGGCTGGGCATTGAGCAGGCTAGGGGCATGGACGGCGTAGGGAAGGCCTTCCCTGTACACATCCCCCTGCGCGAGGGGAGGATCATGCCCGGACAAATGCGGCGATACCATGAGCAACCGTTTGTCTCCTGAAAATATGAGTGTTGGGGACGGCTTCGGGAACGCAGTGAATTCCCGTTCGGGACTGGTTTTTGCCCTTCCCGAATTCGTTTCCGGTCCCACTCCCGGAAGCGGTCCCCTGCGGGTGCCCAAAGATTATCCTTCAGATGCTCGGGCCTTCCTTTCCGATGATCCGGGCAATATCCGCCATCTCACGGGAAAGAAGTCTGATAAGATCGTCGACGGTGAGGAGCCCCACGAGCCTTCCCCCATTGTCGACGATGGGCATCCTGCGCACCCCTGCGTTCTTCATCTCCTGGATGGCATCAAAAATTCCCGTGTCCTTTTTAATGGTCACGAGGTCCTTCGTCATCACCGATTCTACCAGGACCTCTCCTGCCTTCCCGGAGAGTTCGGCCCACTGGAGGGCGAGGTCGCGGTCCGTCACGATCCCCACGGGCTTGTGGTCTTTTGTCACCACGACGCATCCGATGTTCTTCCCCTTCATCAGGTCCGCAACGAAACTGACGGTAGAATCAGGTTTGACGCTCAGCACGTTGGTCTGGCAGTACTTGTAGGCGGTCACGATTACACCAATCCGAAGTGTAATTGTCGGTATGAGAGGGTAAATAAGTGACCGAATCGGCGGGGGAGTCCAATGATCCGGTTCATACAATGAGTCGTCTTCTCATCAGCCTGATGGCGAGGAAGAAGAATATGACCCCTACGACCGCGATCCAGGCAAGACTGTAGAGCACCAGGGGCGAGTATGCGGAGAGGGTGAGCGCCCGTGCGACTATCACCAGCTGGGTGAGCGGGAGTGCGGCGAGGGCGAAGACCTGGAGAGGCACAGGGAGGACCGACAGAGGGAAAAAAGTCCCGGAAAAGAGGAACATGGGAGTGATGAAGAGGAAGGAAGGATAGTTGAGCGCATCGATCCCGGGAACTATGGCGGTGAAACACATTGCAATACCCGCAAAGAGCAGCCCGGCAAAGAACGAGAATGGTATCAGAAGGAGGGATGAAGGGAGGTCCACCACCCCGAAGGCGATGAGGACGAGGAGCATCAGCGAGGCATAAATCAGGCTCCTGGTCGCGCCCCACAGGAGCTCGCCGGCGATGACCTCGTCGATCGAGAGCGGGGTCGCTACGATTGCATCGAAGGTCTTCTGGTAGTACATCCGGACGTACGAGGAGTAGGTGCACTCGAAGAACGCTGCGTTCATTATGGAGATGGAGATCAGCGCCGGAGCGATGTACCTGACGTAAGGGATCCCGTCGATCTCCCCCACGAACGTGCCGAGCCCGAACCCGATTGCAAGAAGGTAGAGGATTGGCTCGATGAAAGGGGGAAGAAAATTGACCTGGTAGGTCTTGAAAAACACGTCCCAGTTCCGGCGCCAGACCTTCCAGGCCGCATTCGTGATATAGTGACCCGTGTTCCTCATCCCTCACCTAATCCTTCAGCGCTCTTCCCGTGAGCGAGAGAAATACGTCCTCGAGGGTCGCCCGCCGGGCAAATACCCTGCCCGGGTTACAGTTATCGAAGAGATTCTTTGCCACTTCCCTCGGCCGGTCGGTAAACACCTGGACCATGTCGCCGAACACCTCGTACCGGGCGCCCATATGTTCCAGGCAGTCCACCACCTCGGGGGAGTTGTCCGCCTCCACGATGTCGCTCCCCACGAAATTCTTCACCAGATCCTCCGGGACACCCTCCACGAGGATCCTGCCGAGGTCCATGATGACCAGCCGGTTACACAGGCGCTCCGCCTCGTCAAGGTAGTGGGTGGTGAGCACGATGGTACTGCCTTCGTTCTGTACCGCCTTCAGTTTCTCCCAGATCAGGTGCCGGGCCTGGGGATCGAGCCCGATGGTCGGCTCGTCCATGATCAGCAGCTTCGGCTGGTTCACGAGCGACCGGGCGAGCAGGAGCCTTCTTTTCATCCCTCCCGAGAGCTTATCAATAAGCACGTCGCGTTTTTCCAGGAGTTGCATGAACTCAAGCAGGGTTTCGATCCTTTCCTGCGCCTCTTTCCGCGGGATATCGAAGTACCGGGAAAAGACCATGAGGTTCTCGAATACCGTGAACTCGGGATCGAGGTTCGTCTCCTGTGGCACCACCCCGAGCTGCCGCTTGATCTCCCGGGGGAAACGTTCCACGTCCATCCCGAAGACCTCGAGGTGACCTCCCGTGAGGGGGGAGATGCACTGGATCATCTTCATGGTCGAGGTTTTTCCCGCCCCGTTCGGCCCCAGGAACCCGAAAACTTCGCCCGTATGGACCGAGAAGTTGATCTTGTCAACTGCCCGCAGGCTCCCGAAATGCTTCTCCAGTTCGCGGGCCAGGATCACCGGGGTGCGCTCAGCCATGTCAGGAGAGATCGTCTCAACCTCAACAGTGAACACCCTTTCGATCCGGGGGGCCAGGGGCAGCCCGGGGAGTCGGGGGAAGATTTTAGCCCATACCCCGAATAGTACCGTGTGTTCTCGCCCGCCAGGTTTCTTGACCAGTTGATGAACATCGGCCCGGTCAAGAGGCAGAGCATCATCGGGCTTGCCGCCAATCTCGGAATCGCAGGGATCGGGTACATCGCCACGGTGTACTTCGCCCACACCCTGGGCCCGGCTCCGCTGGGGGCGTTCTATCTGTTCCTTGCCTACCTGGGTGTCGTGAACCTCCTGGCCGACGGGGGGATGGGGGGAGCGACAGTCCAGCGGGTCAGCGAGGGAGAAGATCAGCGGGAATTCTTCTCCGCGGGAGTTGCAGTCCGTCTCGTGCTCATACCCTTCGCCCTGAGCGTCCTCTTCCTGGCGCGAACCCTTCTGATAGACTTTTCCTCGACGGGCCTCTTCAACTGGCTGTTCCTTGCCGTCGTGGTCACCACGTCCGGGAGCATCATCGCCGCAGGCAACTATGGAAGGGGGAAAGCAGGAGTCATCCAGGTCGCGGAGCTCGGCACCACGATCGTCAAGGTCCTTGCGCAGGTCCTCGCGGTATATCTCGGCTACAGTGCGGCAGGGCTCGCCGGCGGGTTCGTCGCGGGGGCGATCGCCGGGATCGTCATCAACCTCCGCTTTCTCGACATTCGCCCCGGCCGTTTCACCAGGAAACATCTCTCGAGCATGGCTCCCTACGCGGGGTGGGTATTCCTCTCCGCTGCACTCGCCCTGGTGATCTCCTCCGCCGACACCATACTGGTGGGGTACTTCCTTACCACCGAGGAGGTGGGTTTTTACCGGACCTCGTTCCAGCTCACTACTCTTGCCCTTTTCATCGTCACCACCCTCACCACCGCACTCTATCCCAGGATCAGCCGGTGGTACAGGGAAGGCGAGCTTGCTACAATCGGGGAGTCGGTCGGCCGGGCCTATTCCTACTCCCTCCTCCTCGCTATACCTGTCAGTGCGGGCGGGATTATCCTTGCGGACCGTCTCTTATATTTCCTTTACGGGTCGCCGTTCACCGTCGCCGCCGCGGCGCTCTCTCTCCTTTTCCTGGTTCAGCTTGCGAGCATCTTCCCCCTCATCGATTCGATGTGCCTCGGGGCGCTCAACCGGCCCCGCACGGCGTTCGTGATCAACGCGATAAACGCGGTATTGGTAGTGATCCTCGAAGTAGCCCTCATTCCCCTGCTGGGGATCGCCGGAGCGGCTCTCGCAATTCTCGGCGCGATGGTCTTCCGGGCGGTGATTTCCCATCATGTTCTCGGAAAAGAGGTCAGTATCGCGATCGAAAGGGGAACGGTGGCCAGGATACTGGCGGCATCGACTGTGATGGGGATCGCGGTCGGTACGTTCCGGCTGCTCGTGCCCCTCGACTCGTTCTGGCTGCTGCTCGCCGATGTCATCCTCGGAGTGATCATCTACGGGGTCCTGATCCTCAGGCTGGACCGGGGGATTCACGACGAGTTGAAGGATCTCTCCAAAGGTATCGGCCTTCCCTGGCCGGGATGGCTGTGAGCATGACAGGCCTTTCACCGGGCGCAGCCCGCCCGGGGTCGCCGCCGGTTCGGGAATGCCCGCTATCGCAGTCCTTATGCCGTTTGATGCACTTGTTCCATGTAGGATATGAAAAGAACGGGATCGGTCCGGCGTGCGTGCGTAATGGTGATGATTGTCATCGGGATACTCGTAATAGTGCCTGTACTCGCACAGATCCCGGGAGCAACGCCCGAATCGCTGGTCGCAGCGGGTGACGAAGCCTACCGGGAAGGGAACTATACCGGAGCCGCCTTGGCGTACCGGGAGGCGACGATGCGTAATGCCACCTACGGGCCAGCCTGGCTGGGCCTCGGAAATGCACTCTACATGCAGGAAGACTACCGCCAGGCGCTGGATGCATACATCCAGGCGACGAACGTGACTCCCGGACTCTCGGACGCATGGCTGGACAAGGGCAACGCGCTACGGCAGCTGGGACGCACCGATGAGGCGATACAGGCATACGAACAGGCGATCGTGATGAACCCGGCATCCGAGAATGCGTATTACAACCTTGGACTGGCCTGGCAGGAGCTGGGGAACAACCCGGCGGCGACGGAAGCATTCGATCAGGCGACCCGGCTCTCCCCGCGCGATGCGTACGCCTGGAGAAAACTTGGGGATACGCTCTATGCCCAGCAAAAGTACCAGGAGGCGATCGACGCCTACGACCGTGCCCTGGCGATCCAACCGGGCATGCCCGAAGCGATAAAAGGAAGGGATGCGGCGCAGAAACGAGCATCGGAGGAGGGGCCGGTGCTCTCATCGATACCCCTGCCGGGATGGATCCCCCTGATCGCTGCGGGTGCGGCGGCCGCGATTCTGGCGCTCCGGAGAAAGAACGACTGAGTTACCGGTCCTGTGAACGATCCGGCGAAGCACTTATGTAACCGCCCCTCCATCATCACCTATGCCCATCCGGGAGATCGCGGTATCGAATTTCAAGAGTTTTCGTGAGATGGAGATCAGCCCCGACCGGTTCAATATCATCATCGGGTCGAACGCGTCAGGGAAGTCGAATTTTATTCAAATCTTCAAGTTTATCCGGGATATAGCGAAGTACGGCCTCCAGAACGCCATATCGCTGCAGGGAGGGGTGGAGTATTTCCGGAATACCCTTATCGGTCCGGTCGAAGATTTTTCCCTCAGGATCTCCTACGTCCTGGAGACCCTGCAGGAGGATATCGTCGCGGTGCGGGACGGGCTTCCGGTGTATTTCCGGCCCGTGGAGATTACCTACCAGTTCGGGCTTAAATTTGCTGATTCCGGAAAATCCTACAGTATCGCACATGAAGACCTGCTGGTGACGGGGAACTACCTGGTATACGATGAGCAGGGAACAAGAGATCGGGGAGAAGGATCGATCAGCCTGTCAAGGAGGAACCACTCCCTCCACATAGGGGTGCATCCCCCGGATTCCCTCCGGCTGCTTGAGCATGAGATCCTCCCCCTCCTCAACCAGCTAAAAGATCTCCCGCCGTCATGGCTCATGATAAACATGCCCCCTGCAATTCCCGGGATCCCCCCGCTGGAGTGGATATTCCGGGGGATGAAGGTCTTCGACTTCGATCCCAGGCTCCTGAAGAGCGCAGTCCCGATCATGGGAAAAAACGATCTTGAAAAGGACGGGAGAAACCTCGCCATCGTGATCCGGAATATCCTCGAAGATCCTGAGAAAAAAGCGTCTTTTTCCCGGTTACTCAACGACATGCTCCCGTTTGTGGACGAGGTTGAGGTCGAGAAGTTCATGGACATGTCCCTGTTCCTGAAATTCCGGGAGACCTACGGTAAAGAGAGCTATTTCCCGGCATCGATGATCTCGGACGGGACCATCAATCTCTGTGCCCTGATCATCGCCCTGTATTTCGAGGAGCGCCCGGTGACGGTAATTGAGGAGCCGGAGAGGAACATCCATCCTTACCTTATCTCCCGGCTTGTGGAGATGCTCCGTGACGCGTCCCGTACCAAGCAGGTCATCGTGACCACTCATAACCCCGAAATGGTGAGGCACGCACGCATCGAGGATATTCTCCTCATTACCCGCGACAAGGACGGATTCTCGAGGCTGGAGCGGCCCGCAAACAAAAAGGAGGTCCGGACATTCCTTGCACATGAGATAGGGATCGAGGACCTGTTCATCCAAAACCTGCTGGGCATGGAATGACCGATAAAAGGCTGTTTATTTTCGTGGAAGGGAATGATGACCAGAGGTTTTTCGCAAAAGTCATTCGTCCCGCCCTTGCATCCCGCTACACCTCGGTCGAGCTGGTGATGTATGCCTGCATGAAGAGGGAAAAAGTGTGCCAGTTCATCAGGAGCGTGATCTCAATGAACCACGATTTCATCATGGTGGCGGATATTGACCAGGAGCCGGATGTCTGGTCAAAAAAAGAGGTGATCCAACAGCGGTTCTGCACCATCGAGCGGGACCGTATCGCGGTGATCATCATGGAGATCGAGAGCTGGTACATGGCGGGACTTGAGAACCGGACGGCAAAAGCTATGGGCGTCAGACCGATGCGGCATACCGACCACCTTACCAAGGAGATCTTCAACCGGAGGATCCCCCGTCGTTACCATTCCCGGATTACGTTCATGCAGGATATCCTGGATAATTTCTCCCCGGAAACCGCCCTGGAAAAAAACCGGTCGTTCCGGTATTTTGCAAGGAAGTACCATCTGTTCCCGAAAAATTCCGGGACGAAGGACCCCATGGCCCCCGGAACGGGGCCGACGGTCTGATAACCTGGTCTCTGAAGCAATCCGGAGAGCAATCGGGGTGTTCATCGGGGCCCTGAAGAACCCCGGCCCTCTCTGATCCCGCAGTTCTCACCAGGTGCACGGAGGATCCGATCCGGCGGAATGGTAACCGCCGGGTGATTGGATTTAAAGAGGAGAAAGGATGTGACGGGCTTTCAAATGCCTGCGTGGTATCGATACATTTTACCATAAGGAAGGCACACGCCCTAATTGGAGCGGTGGGAGTTGGTCCGGCGATGAAACACTGGTATGCACAGATTCCCGCGACCCTGGGCCGGAAAAACGTGTGGATCCTCATCCTGGCCCTCACCACGATATTTGCATTTGCATTGAATATTTACGGCCTTACGAAGGGGATCTCAAATCTTACCCCGCACCTTTTTTATCTTCCCATCGTGATCGCCGCGTACTGGTTTCCGCGGAAGGGCGTCATATTCTCGGTTGCGGTGGGGATGTCCTACCTTGCCCTGGTATACCTCTTTACCTATCCCGATATCGATTCCATCACCTCGGCGACAGCCCGGTTTTATGTCCTGGTCGCCATCGGAGTCATTGTCGCCTCCCTCTCGAACAACCTGAAAGAACAGGAAGACCGGTATCACGGGATATTCGATAATTCGGAGGCAGGGATTTTCCTCCTTCGCCGATATCCCGAGAACGATGTCATCGACGAGGTGAACCAGCGCGGAGCAGACCTTCTCGGATACAGGATGGGAGGGTTGCTGGGCCGGCCGATACGCGAAATCTGGAATGACGACTCCGAGTACGGGGTATTCCGTGAACGGCTCGCGGGCAGACCTGTCACCGACTGGGAGACTACGCTCCGAAAGAAGACCGGTGAGAAGATCCGTGCCCTTGTCTCGGCAGGGATGCTCGAGGACGGGATGATAGTATTCACCGCTGTGGACATCAGCGCGAGGACAGCGGCCGAAGAGGCCTTAAAAGAGAGTAAAGAGCGCTACCAGGGCCTATACAACAACGCCCTCGTGGGACTGGTCAGGACGAGGATCAAGGACGGGAAAGTCCTGGAAGCAAACGAACAGATGGCGAGGATGTTTCTCTATCCCGACGTGCAGGCGTTCATCGACGAGTTCGTGTTCAACGAGAGATACGCGGACCAGGGAACCAGGGACCGTTTGATAGAGGATCTGCTGGTCAGGGGGTCCGTATCGAATTTCGAAGCGCGTTTCATCCGGAGGGACGGCTCGTTCATCTGGGCGCGGTACTGGGCCTCCATCTTCCTGGAAAGAGGATATATCGAGGCGGTTTTTACCGATATCACCGAAGAGAAGCTCTCCCATAAGGCCCTCGGCGAGACCGAGGAGCGGTATCGCAGGCTGATGGATAACCTTCCCGACTATGTCATCGTGCACACGGAAGGGATGATCCTCTTTGCCAATCCCTCCGCGGCAAAGGTGATGGGAAAGACCCCCGAA
This window harbors:
- a CDS encoding GntP family permease, with translation MLVPLFVSFAITLAFITVIGIRYRISPFFSLIGGAILFGLLAGMSPEQVFQGIITGLGSIFAIFGIIILSGAIIARLLVEQHQTEEIVSDIRKRIRNPVLLSGFAGYILSVPVTCCITAFVMLQPILGHIGETKEQKNRLLYIAALGSVISYALIYPTPVVIPLYNAFSGTLSPLVLDAVTIPVSLLILGVLIVLFMRKGKIFPGNEGDRDHCTDAADTNPACRTTGFHIRAWAPFIVIILALPPGVYLLGLTHTSLIQFIMLAGVVCAILIADPQVRKSAISKGTGHAGLIIFDICGAGALGAIIVQSGFAQQAMEQISGIFPLLMVPFLIAALIQTAQGSRVVTAVITAGILSGTTLPAAVNPISLILMVAAGSCLVSFVTDPFFWLIHRTTGDDIPTVTRSYTIPLALAGIGLFLVALVIQGITIP
- a CDS encoding Acg family FMN-binding oxidoreductase yields the protein MVSPHLSGHDPPLAQGDVYREGLPYAVHAPSLLNAQPWRVEMVKGQSMRLWIDRERMFPALDPVNRHTLISQATFLENFKIAASYFGYRTSIDYFPLGWGTDATIHEFPIAQVECSPSPDNRNADPLFPFLMTRQTCRTPFDKKPLDNDALVDVAGSFESEFTSFVTLTDPEVCREIGDLVARALPLALGSRERTMEWIKMVRFDEDEARLSGDGIGLSWLGGGESLLSVITGKRLSREKVQADPELFCAYLRERCAEQVRSAAGYGWISTKGKSRVNLIHAGRALERVWLHATSAGIGLQPYHHVLGDYPGTGELHGELKDILGISGSHTVQAFFRLGYAASAKTRTFRRPPESFLMPPP
- a CDS encoding CBS domain-containing protein; this encodes MTAYKYCQTNVLSVKPDSTVSFVADLMKGKNIGCVVVTKDHKPVGIVTDRDLALQWAELSGKAGEVLVESVMTKDLVTIKKDTGIFDAIQEMKNAGVRRMPIVDNGGRLVGLLTVDDLIRLLSREMADIARIIGKEGPSI
- a CDS encoding ABC transporter permease, yielding MRNTGHYITNAAWKVWRRNWDVFFKTYQVNFLPPFIEPILYLLAIGFGLGTFVGEIDGIPYVRYIAPALISISIMNAAFFECTYSSYVRMYYQKTFDAIVATPLSIDEVIAGELLWGATRSLIYASLMLLVLIAFGVVDLPSSLLLIPFSFFAGLLFAGIAMCFTAIVPGIDALNYPSFLFITPMFLFSGTFFPLSVLPVPLQVFALAALPLTQLVIVARALTLSAYSPLVLYSLAWIAVVGVIFFFLAIRLMRRRLIV
- a CDS encoding ABC transporter ATP-binding protein; protein product: MFTVEVETISPDMAERTPVILARELEKHFGSLRAVDKINFSVHTGEVFGFLGPNGAGKTSTMKMIQCISPLTGGHLEVFGMDVERFPREIKRQLGVVPQETNLDPEFTVFENLMVFSRYFDIPRKEAQERIETLLEFMQLLEKRDVLIDKLSGGMKRRLLLARSLVNQPKLLIMDEPTIGLDPQARHLIWEKLKAVQNEGSTIVLTTHYLDEAERLCNRLVIMDLGRILVEGVPEDLVKNFVGSDIVEADNSPEVVDCLEHMGARYEVFGDMVQVFTDRPREVAKNLFDNCNPGRVFARRATLEDVFLSLTGRALKD
- a CDS encoding oligosaccharide flippase family protein, which gives rise to MFSPARFLDQLMNIGPVKRQSIIGLAANLGIAGIGYIATVYFAHTLGPAPLGAFYLFLAYLGVVNLLADGGMGGATVQRVSEGEDQREFFSAGVAVRLVLIPFALSVLFLARTLLIDFSSTGLFNWLFLAVVVTTSGSIIAAGNYGRGKAGVIQVAELGTTIVKVLAQVLAVYLGYSAAGLAGGFVAGAIAGIVINLRFLDIRPGRFTRKHLSSMAPYAGWVFLSAALALVISSADTILVGYFLTTEEVGFYRTSFQLTTLALFIVTTLTTALYPRISRWYREGELATIGESVGRAYSYSLLLAIPVSAGGIILADRLLYFLYGSPFTVAAAALSLLFLVQLASIFPLIDSMCLGALNRPRTAFVINAINAVLVVILEVALIPLLGIAGAALAILGAMVFRAVISHHVLGKEVSIAIERGTVARILAASTVMGIAVGTFRLLVPLDSFWLLLADVILGVIIYGVLILRLDRGIHDELKDLSKGIGLPWPGWL
- a CDS encoding tetratricopeptide repeat protein, with product MKRTGSVRRACVMVMIVIGILVIVPVLAQIPGATPESLVAAGDEAYREGNYTGAALAYREATMRNATYGPAWLGLGNALYMQEDYRQALDAYIQATNVTPGLSDAWLDKGNALRQLGRTDEAIQAYEQAIVMNPASENAYYNLGLAWQELGNNPAATEAFDQATRLSPRDAYAWRKLGDTLYAQQKYQEAIDAYDRALAIQPGMPEAIKGRDAAQKRASEEGPVLSSIPLPGWIPLIAAGAAAAILALRRKND
- a CDS encoding AAA family ATPase encodes the protein MPIREIAVSNFKSFREMEISPDRFNIIIGSNASGKSNFIQIFKFIRDIAKYGLQNAISLQGGVEYFRNTLIGPVEDFSLRISYVLETLQEDIVAVRDGLPVYFRPVEITYQFGLKFADSGKSYSIAHEDLLVTGNYLVYDEQGTRDRGEGSISLSRRNHSLHIGVHPPDSLRLLEHEILPLLNQLKDLPPSWLMINMPPAIPGIPPLEWIFRGMKVFDFDPRLLKSAVPIMGKNDLEKDGRNLAIVIRNILEDPEKKASFSRLLNDMLPFVDEVEVEKFMDMSLFLKFRETYGKESYFPASMISDGTINLCALIIALYFEERPVTVIEEPERNIHPYLISRLVEMLRDASRTKQVIVTTHNPEMVRHARIEDILLITRDKDGFSRLERPANKKEVRTFLAHEIGIEDLFIQNLLGME
- a CDS encoding PAS domain S-box protein → MKHWYAQIPATLGRKNVWILILALTTIFAFALNIYGLTKGISNLTPHLFYLPIVIAAYWFPRKGVIFSVAVGMSYLALVYLFTYPDIDSITSATARFYVLVAIGVIVASLSNNLKEQEDRYHGIFDNSEAGIFLLRRYPENDVIDEVNQRGADLLGYRMGGLLGRPIREIWNDDSEYGVFRERLAGRPVTDWETTLRKKTGEKIRALVSAGMLEDGMIVFTAVDISARTAAEEALKESKERYQGLYNNALVGLVRTRIKDGKVLEANEQMARMFLYPDVQAFIDEFVFNERYADQGTRDRLIEDLLVRGSVSNFEARFIRRDGSFIWARYWASIFLERGYIEAVFTDITEEKLSHKALGETEERYRRLMDNLPDYVIVHTEGMILFANPSAAKVMGKTPEQLVGTPIGDYMPDASYRRIEENSRIRSSGEVVDPYEIELSVPGGAPRHVIVNATPIHYRDQYAMLAVLTDITERQLAEDELQASRDQYRITIDAMSDGIYLVDAGMRIILINPTFRRWMENLGLDEDLVGKRLPEAIPYLKPDICREFSQVISEGRMLESLDEFEHRGRHFSFETRKIPVMEDGEVVRVVTIMRDITRQRHIETEKRLAYEQIEKNIEQFAILGDHIRNPMQVILGIADLEGGAIFDRIMQQTQEIDRTITQLDKGWIESEKIREFVRKYYGIGK